The following nucleotide sequence is from Malania oleifera isolate guangnan ecotype guangnan chromosome 4, ASM2987363v1, whole genome shotgun sequence.
TCCTTTGGTAGTTCACACTTATTCAGTAGTTAGGGtgtaaaataattaaatgattttataatATTACCCATAATTCACAAGTATAGGCATTTAGATCCATAGTCAATTGGCATCCTATTGGAGTGAAGCAACCTAAATGTGAGCGGGAGAACtttccttttgaaaaaaaaaaaaaaaactttggctACGATCATGTTTTTATTGGTTATAGGTATTAGTAATATGCATGTAAACTTTTAATTTATGGGTGTCGAAAATTGTATCCTAACATATTTAAGGTATTATCTATTTTAAACTCACggcaaaaataattattattttttgtttcttattttaatAAAGATAATATTTTATTTCGAATTAACATTGCTTATTTTAAACCTTGTGGTTCATAGTTGTCTTTTATGTTGGTGCATGAGCTGACTCATGATCTTATAATTAAACGAGTTTTTTATTTAATGACTCttaataaaatcatataaggttacatcattttatatttttgtaataattttttcTGAATAGAATTTTCGTGTTCATGTACTGTGTTTATTTAAATAGTTTGTAATTCAAAatgacaattttaaatttttaatgaatAATATTTGTTGCTTGTGCTACGCAAAACAGGTGACGTCGTTTAAGTGCGGTGGTTTCGCCATGGGCATTTTAACCAATCACGTGGCCTTCGACGGCACCAGCTTCCGGCTCTTCTTAGACAACCTCGCTTCCCTCGCCGCCGGCAAACCCCTGGCTGCTCCCCCCTGCAACGACCGTCGACTTCTAGCCGCTCGATCTCCGCCACGTGTCCCCTTCGACCACCCGGAACTCCTCCCGCTGAAGACCCCGCCCATCGGCGAAGACCCGAATCCCTCCGTTTTCGAATCCTCCCACGAAGACCTCCACTTCAGAGTCATCCGCCTGACCTCAGACCAAATCTTCCGCTTAAAACAAAAGGCCCAGTCGGGTAAACACGGACCCGAATCCGAACCCGGATCCAAACCACGGGCCACGAGCTTCAGCGTTGTTGCGGCGCACGTGTGGCGGTGCAAGGCGTTGTCATGCGGCGACGGGAACCGGGATCGAGTGTCGACAATGCTGTACGCGGTGGACATAAGGTCGCGGCTGAGGCCGGCGCTGCCGGCGGCGTACACGGGGAACGCAGTGCTTAGCGGGTACGCGCGGGGCACGTGCGGGGAGCTGGAGGAGGGGCCGCTGTGGAGGGTGGTGGACAGAGTGTACGAGGGGAGCGAGAGGATGACGGAGGAATACGCGCGGTCGGCGATAGACTGGGGGGAGGTGCACAAGGGGTTCCCGAATGGGGAGTTTCTGGTGTCGTCGTGGTGGAGGCTAGGGTTTGCGGAGGTGGAGTACCCGTGGGGGCGGCCCCGGTATAGCTGCCCCGTCGTGTGCCGCCGGAAAGACATCGTCCTGTTCTTCCCCGACGTCCATGGCAGCAACGGCGTTAATGTTTTGGTGGCTCTTCCCCCAAAGGAGATGGACAAATTTCACAGCCTTTTCCACCAGTTACTGGCAGAGTCAGCTTAattaagtctctctctctctctcaaatctaTAGGTAGTTtagtgtgtatgtgtgtgcgtgcgtgtgttgtattaagtgtgtgcatgtgtgtgcgtgcgtgcgtgcgtgcgtgtgcTGTATTTTGTGATCCTAGACCTGATAGCACTTATACCAATTTTCTAAAGACAAGTAAATTATGTATATGCGGAATATAGAAAGGGGGAAAGgaaattaacaaaaaaatattaGTGTAATGGGTTGATTTCTTGAAGAGTGCAGCAATGACTCATTGACGAGTGTCCTATTCTCGTTGTATACTTAGGGCTCATAAGATGAAAAGCATATGGGTTGAATTCTTGAAGAGTGCAGTAGTGACTCATCGACAAGTGTCATATTCTCGTTGACTAGTAGATAAAGGCTGAAAATTGTAGAGTCTCTGAGATATCGATAACGGGAAatcagactcgtcgacgagtggtcaaactagtcgacgagtggtcttctctctcttgtcgacgagtgtcctaTTCTTGTTGAAGAGTGCTCCTGAGCTGCGaggaagaattcaaattttgaattggaacgttgggaCGGTTGgatatttggagggaaacctccgaggggttGTTAAATAGGTCCTTCTGGGCATACTTTGATATAGAGAGATCATTGTATGAAGTGTATTGTAAACTTTCAATTTCATAGTGAAATATTAATCGGCTAGATAGCTCCCGtgaatgtaggcattgtcgaaccatgtaTATTCTCATGTTGTTTCTTtacttattttcaaatttaatggTTGTGTATGAATGTGTGTTCTTGGGGCTTCATCATTTGCTGCAAGTTTAATTATTCAGTTACGCATCCTatactcgatttccacaacaaatTGGTGTAAGAGATTTTTTTATCATGGTGTCGGGTActtcttctgcaagatttgatgtCATAAAATTCGATGGAATCGGGAATTTTGATTTGTGGAAAATGAGAGTTAAGtatatacttgtgcaacaaggaatggtgAAGGCTTCACATGGTATTCAATCGGATAATGTGGATGAGGCCACTTGGGGAGAATTGCAGGCAAATGTCGTTTCTACAATACGCTTTGGCCTATGAAGTTCTCTATCACGTGATAGAGGAGGATTCTCAATCCAGCGGTTGTATAACGAAAATTAGAAAGTTGATACATGTCCAAACCACTCTCTAATAAATTCTTTTTTAAGAAGCgactttattggcttaagatggttgaaggatcaaagtTAAATCAACAAAttaatgcctttaatcaaatcataagtgatttgatgcatgttgatgttaagtttgatgaagatgataagactttgaCGTTACTAAATTCCTTACTAGCGACTCACACTTATGAAAATTTAGTTTCCACTCTTGGGGAAAAGAATCTCTTAATCTAAAAGAGGTGACAAGTGTCTTACTGAATGTTCATCAAAGGTttaaatatgtgatgaaggagaagaacTTATGGTGAAAAGTAACAATGAACTTGGCAatggaaaatccaaacatggatcgaGTCAGAAATCCtgtactcaatccaagaagaaaaaggatatccagTGTTATAtatggtaaaaaggggcatgtgaaaccagaGTGTCCGAATTTGAAGAAAGAAAATGCTGAAAAGCATAAGGGGACTTCGAAATCGGTaaatgtggttcaagaaggagatTTAGTTTGCaatgatggtgatgttcttttgGTTTCTTCGGGGTCGGATCACCTTATGctagaattggtgtgatcccaagaggggggtaaattgggttttaaaaatttttcgtCTAATTAAGCattttgccgattcaccacaaatcatatgtcattcataatacaaatgtgtatgtaaaataattgaactgtgagtgcagacatacacatgtgcaacatatctcatttaaaataaaagtgtgcatgcaaataatataacagtaaataaataggcagacacatactgaatttaaagtggagtaatttaaatgagatagggagagagtgacacaaaatatttgttatcgaggttcggtcaaactagcttgaaagttaaggtgtagtcccaaaaggggggatgaattgggttattaaaatttcttttaatactttttatgaattcttaacctctagTTGATTTTAACAATCACACAGCAAAGTCTTACTtatttaatcaatccacaaaccaaaacacaatacAAGTGATGAAAAACTTAATTCACcaaacaaccaatcaacaacttaaaaTGAACAATCAAAGATACCAAACCAATATAAGGTATGCAGCTCTTTAGCACTTTCAGCTTTTAATTGTAGCCCTATATTTAGTGAAATTGtagcgccccgaacccttaaactagagtccgacgcgttatacctgataaaatccctgataatccataatccataatatacacagcggaatacataaccatagtctccacataatataataccagagtttactaattctaactaccaaccataataaattaatcatccatcaGTAATCTaatatatgcatgtctccaaaacattatccactaatatcagtatgttttataactatcctttcataactgagttaaaacataaagatataaaacataaaatatacatatcagaattaacataaaaatataccctttttcttatatcttccaaaaaatgttataaaatctcgagctctcaaagcttgatcctgagaaatcctgaaaaaaatgaattcatattcgggtgagacacatctcagtaagggaagaaacaatatattaaactcagcgtgtggccatcatgagattatacatatcattttataatatttgcaaatcattaacataatactaaaaGTCATTTTATggtcctaaacaaacacatgcaaatgtttaacccacgagattacccgaggataggggtaattacccgcccatacaagtagcacccttctgctttgatacatttagcaacccgaaggtcacaatttaagcataccagggcactcaccttactcagtaagctctcaagtgttagattgatctcgtactcacacatttaACAATAATTTACTGACAAAGGTCCTAAGGATTgagaattctacccgcccatacaagtaggttccctctgccctagtgcgttatgtagctactgccacatctgaagctactagtgcactcgccttactcagcaagccctcaggcgaaaggtacgcctcgcccaatcgtaacatgttctacgtacatacatacttctattatcataatacatcattcttttctgtcattatacattcatgcacattcattcctgttcataacttaactttgcatttcgtttcactttaagtggctctttcccatttacatcatttacatttgtcatttcatttcattgtcatttaatcgtcatttcattgcataacatttcatttcattacttcgtactacaactggtctttagctatcatcagttagtctacgtagacaCGTGCTAAaactgctaacacagctccttttagctgtcatcagttagtttacacagaagtgtgctagatctgctaacatggctctctttcagctgtcttacatttacatggttgcatttaacatacacaggcaatattgtccatatcatattttattctcattgctttacttacttagcctgcatctcatacatttaacatatatttgcacagaatctcatgccacacaatttagtaataaaattcatacactacctgtaaaataagccaaccaacatttaatgtttatatactgaaaatacatttcatttcttacttaattatcctaaaaatgtttcccactttcatcagttcatttttgcatatacatatctaataaacaaccctaaactcgaaggaaatataatttaaatggctggcattttacccatactgaaaaattacacgtacatataacacaatttattttttatttaaattcataaaaattctaatttaatatatatttttccctttacctgatttcttgaactacgccaacatggactccgaaaaatacctgcggcgctcacccggaccctgaataaaaaattcctaactttaataaattatttttgaataaaatattatttaaatatttcctagggctataattcctaaataaataaatatacccttaaatttagccaaattgtcaaatttttcaaatcccactctcgctttggagtagggcctagaaaaccctaattgaaaaattacctacgtcaaaatgacgacaacgacgattaggaccccgaggtggtgcctgatcatcgattcaacagtagatttaactagaaattgagaaattgggaaaaaaaattacctttcctcaggagcagtgcctaagccgttcccataacaaatttgctctagtagaaatgtcggtggtggagttacgaacccaacggcaccttccgtttcccgatccgtcatAAACTCGtcaagaaataaaggaagaaagagaggcggagacggaggagtggagaGGCGAGACGACGAGAGCAGAAGCTCTCTGCAATTCCAATTGCAGAAGCTTCAGTAAGTTTCtttattcattttttctttctttctttaacttaCCTTAACTtaactttaatatatatatatatatattaaacttatactttaacctttatatatatatatatatatatatatatatatattaagcttacatatatatattacatgTAAAATTCGTAAAACTGATATCAAGATTGAATTACCAGATCTCTGTAATTACAAGAACAGTACCATGTAAAACTGATATTCATCTACAACATTGCAGTGAATTTCttcataaaattttcatattcatatggGTTTACAAGGatctatatatatagaaaaaattacAACTGGAACTAATAACTGATAACAAAATGATACTAACAGCTTAACTGACTTGCTGTTATAGACAACAAAATCAGTTAATTAACTGACATCTGTTGCTGCTGTTGAATCTTCTTTTCTGCTGAGATTAATACTCCTCCTCAATTCACAATCTGTAATCTTTGTGACTTGTATTGAAGAAACTGACTTGCCTTTTCTTGGAGCAAAAATATCCTTCAAACCAAGCCTTTCTGATAATCTTGAAAAGGAAGAAAATCCTAAAGCCTTGGTAAAAATATCAGCTACCTGGGAATTTGTTGTAACATGAAAGGTTTTTATCATTCctttcataattttgtttcttaCTAAATGACAATCCacttcaatatgttttgttctttcaTGAAATACAGGATTTGCAGTTATGTATAAGGctgcttgattatcacaaaataacaTTGCTGGTCTCGAGTGTTCAATTTTTAACTCCTTAAGCAATTGTAATACTCATGTAATTTCACAAGTTGCACTTGCCATGGCTctgtattcagcttcagctgaagatcttgaaaccactccttatttctttgatttccaagatatcAATGACTCACCTAAGTAAACAGCATAACCTGTCAAAGATTTTCGTGTCTTTGGGCAACCAGCCCAATCTGCGTC
It contains:
- the LOC131153361 gene encoding acyltransferase GLAUCE, with protein sequence MGTISQGCPPQIQDLKVTLHHSSLVFPCQETQRKSLFLSNIDQVLSFNVQTVHFFPAHPNFPPETVAEKIKNTLEKILVPYDFLAGRLKTNAELGRLEIDCNAAGAGLVVASTEFTLDEIGDLVYPNPGFKQLIVTTLDNLAPGDDQPLCIFQVTSFKCGGFAMGILTNHVAFDGTSFRLFLDNLASLAAGKPLAAPPCNDRRLLAARSPPRVPFDHPELLPLKTPPIGEDPNPSVFESSHEDLHFRVIRLTSDQIFRLKQKAQSGKHGPESEPGSKPRATSFSVVAAHVWRCKALSCGDGNRDRVSTMLYAVDIRSRLRPALPAAYTGNAVLSGYARGTCGELEEGPLWRVVDRVYEGSERMTEEYARSAIDWGEVHKGFPNGEFLVSSWWRLGFAEVEYPWGRPRYSCPVVCRRKDIVLFFPDVHGSNGVNVLVALPPKEMDKFHSLFHQLLAESA